In one window of Henckelia pumila isolate YLH828 chromosome 1, ASM3356847v2, whole genome shotgun sequence DNA:
- the LOC140874365 gene encoding uncharacterized protein — MAGRERGRGRGNVADMTVDQLSQFITQTVQAAMNQNPPPPPPPPVGQPNPMDAVWEEIRRLGRQVGGRPGPIQRESPFARAILDEELLANFKQPTLGEYDGSSDPKEHLGRFENAALLHRYSDAIKCRVFLTTLVSMRALSLFNLKQSEVEPLREYIQHFNIAALEVPAATADTVVNSFTQGMRGGEFFKSLVKKPPLTYDELLNRAEKYVNLEDAQRQRRQEGTSESKPSNKLGTKAEGKTEGGRKRVVEELNRVKGPYPYVPLSVSLEKAMQVCEDRLALVRPRNAEKGPRLPPSNKFCDFHQEYGHVTNDCQRLGEEVQRIMYDDP, encoded by the exons ATGGCAGGAAGAGAAAGAGGAAGGGGAAGAGGGAATGTGGCGGACATGACTGTAGATCAGCTCAGCCAGTTCATCACTCAAACGGTGCAAGCGGCCATGAATCAGAATCCAccaccacctccacctccacccgTAGGTCAGCCGAATCCAATGGATGCGGTGTGGGAAGAGATCAGGAGACTGGGTCGGCAAGTCGGAGGTCGGCCAGGGCCTATACAGAGAGAAAGCCCTTTTGCTCGGGCTATTCTAGATGAAGAACTCCTTGCAAATTTTAAGCAGCCTACTTTAGGGGAATATGATGGGAGCTCAGATCCGAAGGAGCATTTGGGAAGATTTGAAAATGCAGCTCTGTTGCACagatactcagatgcaattaaGTGTCGGGTTTTCCTCACTACTCTGGTGAG TATGCGAGCCCTCAGCTTGTTTAATCTGAAGCAATCTGAGGTGGAACCATTGAGGGAGTATATTCAGCATTTCAATATAGCAGCTCTGGAAGTACCTGCTGCTACTGCTGATACAGTGGTTAACTCTTTCACTCAAGGGATGAGGGGAGGAGAGTTTTTCAAATCCTTGGTCAAGAAGCCTCCTTTGACTTATGATGAACTCCTTAACCGAGCTGAGAAGTATGTGAACTTGGAGGATGCACAGAGGCAAAGGAGACAGGAAGGAACTTCTGAAAGTAAACCAAGTAACAAGTTGGGAACAAAGGCAGAGGGGAAGACAGAAGGAGGAAGGAAAAGGGTTGTAGAAGAGTTGAACAGGGTTAAGGGACCCTACCCCTACGTACCACTCTCAGTAAGCCTGGAGAAggcaatgcaagtatgtgaggaTAGACTAGCACTTGTGAGGCCCCGAAATGCTGAGAAAGGCCCGCGGTTACCACCGTCTAACAAGTTTTGCGATTTTCATCAAGAGTATGGGCATGTCACCAATGATTGTCAAAGGCTAGGTGAGGAGGTTCAGAGGATCATGTACGATGATCCTTGA